In Lewinellaceae bacterium, a single window of DNA contains:
- a CDS encoding amidohydrolase family protein encodes MGVGHLLCYEISDRDGEAIARQGLVGLHASFTVSDDTLTKAVALARKYDSGIHIHVAENPIDQERRLSGWPGL; translated from the coding sequence GTGGGCGTTGGCCACCTGCTTTGTTATGAGATCAGCGATCGGGATGGAGAAGCGATAGCCCGGCAGGGGCTGGTGGGGCTGCACGCGTCCTTTACCGTCAGCGACGATACGCTGACCAAAGCGGTCGCTCTAGCGCGGAAGTATGATTCGGGCATCCACATTCACGTGGCGGAGAATCCTATCGACCAGGAACGTCGCCTTTCTGGTTGGCCAGGGCTTTGA
- the rpmB gene encoding 50S ribosomal protein L28, whose amino-acid sequence MSKVCQLTGKRPISGNTVSHSNRKTRRRFLPNLQKKRFYVPEKDIWVTLKVSAAAMRSIDKMGVYEFVQKMERKGINTGVKF is encoded by the coding sequence ATGTCGAAAGTTTGCCAACTCACAGGAAAGCGCCCGATATCGGGAAATACGGTCTCCCACTCCAACCGGAAGACCAGGCGCCGCTTTTTGCCCAACCTGCAGAAAAAGCGTTTCTACGTACCGGAAAAGGATATATGGGTTACCCTGAAGGTGTCCGCAGCGGCTATGCGGTCTATCGATAAGATGGGCGTGTACGAATTCGTCCAGAAGATGGAGCGCAAGGGCATCAATACCGGCGTTAAATTTTAA
- a CDS encoding DUF4295 domain-containing protein, translating into MAKVSKNARVAQRSANAGSGRDHVKVIKSIKDPKTGKYTYKEVMIHKDKVAEFFANK; encoded by the coding sequence ATGGCTAAAGTATCAAAGAACGCAAGGGTCGCCCAACGTAGCGCTAACGCCGGTTCCGGCCGCGACCATGTAAAGGTGATAAAGAGCATTAAGGATCCGAAGACCGGTAAGTACACCTACAAAGAGGTGATGATCCACAAGGACAAGGTGGCGGAGTTCTTCGCCAACAAGTAA
- a CDS encoding gluconokinase, producing the protein MTKNKPYYIGIDIGTTSTKGLALTLEGETLALERASYPTLSPQPGFQEQEPEALLQAVLEIMEKLARQLGYPPDAIGLSCAMHSLIAMDEKGASLTNALLWSDRRCEKQAEKLRKTEKGRALYRACGTPIHAMSPLCKLRWMKEENPDVFQQAALFLSIKDYILLQLCGECRADISLASASGLMGIRELQWHAPALAYAGIGEDQLPPLAGPTHVLTLKSEKLPALFRGAPLALGASDGCLANLGALALRPEELVLTIGTSGALRATRQEPIIDAEKQIFNYRLDEKWYVCGGAVNNGGIAYQWLSELLGKERLPEEAAQALPAGAEGLLFLPYLLGERAPIWDASASGAFIGLRRHHGPAHLHRAVLEGVAFSLYHIFSGMPTAARQVIANGGFTHSLLWVQIMTDVFGLPVVIDEQEEASARGAAYVAMKAVGGIKEYQDLLPLKRKGRVFEPNMEHHRVYQEIFERYKGLAGCL; encoded by the coding sequence ATGACAAAAAACAAGCCTTACTACATCGGCATCGACATCGGCACCACTTCCACCAAGGGGCTGGCGCTAACCCTGGAGGGAGAAACCCTGGCCCTGGAGCGGGCCTCCTACCCTACCCTCAGCCCTCAGCCCGGCTTTCAGGAGCAGGAGCCGGAGGCGTTGCTTCAAGCCGTATTGGAAATAATGGAAAAGCTCGCCCGGCAACTGGGATATCCGCCGGACGCCATCGGCCTGAGCTGCGCCATGCACAGCCTGATCGCCATGGATGAGAAGGGCGCCTCCCTCACCAACGCCCTGCTCTGGAGCGACCGCCGTTGCGAAAAGCAGGCGGAGAAGCTCAGGAAAACGGAGAAGGGCAGGGCTTTGTACCGGGCCTGCGGCACGCCCATCCACGCCATGTCGCCGCTGTGCAAGCTCCGGTGGATGAAGGAGGAAAACCCTGACGTTTTTCAACAGGCGGCGCTTTTTCTTTCCATCAAGGATTACATTCTTTTGCAACTGTGCGGCGAATGCCGGGCGGACATTTCCCTTGCCTCCGCTTCCGGCCTGATGGGCATCAGGGAATTGCAGTGGCACGCCCCGGCCCTGGCGTATGCCGGCATAGGGGAAGATCAGTTGCCCCCGCTCGCCGGGCCTACCCATGTCCTTACCCTGAAGAGCGAAAAACTGCCGGCCCTTTTCCGGGGCGCGCCCCTTGCCCTGGGCGCCAGCGACGGCTGCCTGGCCAACCTGGGCGCCCTGGCGCTTCGCCCGGAAGAGCTGGTGCTCACCATCGGCACCAGCGGCGCCCTGCGGGCTACCCGCCAGGAACCCATCATTGATGCAGAAAAGCAAATCTTCAATTACCGGCTCGACGAAAAGTGGTATGTCTGCGGCGGCGCCGTCAACAACGGAGGCATTGCCTACCAGTGGCTGTCCGAACTGCTGGGAAAGGAGCGCCTGCCGGAGGAAGCCGCCCAAGCCCTGCCCGCGGGCGCCGAAGGGCTGTTGTTCCTTCCCTATCTGCTGGGCGAGCGCGCTCCCATCTGGGACGCCTCCGCCAGCGGCGCCTTTATCGGCCTGCGCCGCCACCACGGGCCAGCCCATCTGCACCGCGCCGTTTTGGAGGGGGTGGCGTTTAGCTTGTACCATATCTTCAGCGGCATGCCCACTGCTGCCCGGCAGGTCATAGCCAATGGCGGGTTTACCCACTCTCTGCTATGGGTGCAGATCATGACTGACGTCTTCGGCCTGCCGGTTGTTATCGATGAACAGGAAGAGGCGTCCGCCCGTGGCGCCGCTTATGTGGCCATGAAAGCCGTTGGCGGAATAAAGGAGTATCAGGATTTGCTGCCATTGAAGAGAAAGGGCCGGGTATTTGAACCCAATATGGAGCACCACAGGGTGTATCAGGAGATATTTGAACGGTATAAAGGGTTGGCTGGCTGCCTTTAG
- a CDS encoding peptidase M14, which produces MHRLLTALIPLLLLSCNSREQNPGPPRPPQGGEERAEPASERVLALNPVYRELYQAYESYREPAITGRRFKHSDIIPLLQRLRPPFEVSPAGQSIEGRSINLVRLGNGPRTVLLWSQMHGDEPTATMALMDLFNFFSASDSFDPLRQRLLSELTLYFIPMLNPDGAEKYQRRNALDIDLNRDALRLVTPEARILKQARDQTQAQWGFNLHDQSAYYGAGNAANTASISFLAPAYNIEKDINDVRGNAMRLIVLLDKLLQEHIPGKVAKYDDTFEPRAFGDNIQKWGTSTILIESGGLEGDPEKQELRRLHFTILLAAFDAIASGSYQAAEIQDYEKIPFNNSNAFHDLILREAQLEKNGQWYTVDLGFRRTEVEYNDYQDHYHRGALADIGDLSTFYAYEQLDARGYQAVPGKTYPSAFASLDELRKQDIPALLRQGYTTFQLANLPFRSHWAELPVEATGAGNTPANQIRLNGNPSFLLRKDGEYRYAVINGYLYDLANEEGIRERLR; this is translated from the coding sequence ATGCACAGACTACTGACTGCCCTGATACCGCTTTTGTTATTATCCTGCAATAGCCGGGAGCAGAACCCCGGCCCCCCCCGGCCCCCCCAAGGGGGAGAGGAAAGGGCCGAGCCCGCCTCTGAACGGGTGCTGGCCCTCAATCCGGTTTACCGGGAGCTTTACCAGGCCTACGAATCCTACCGGGAGCCTGCCATCACTGGCCGGCGGTTTAAGCACAGCGACATCATTCCGCTCCTGCAGCGCCTCCGGCCTCCTTTCGAGGTAAGCCCGGCGGGCCAGTCCATCGAAGGGCGGAGCATCAACCTCGTCAGGCTCGGAAACGGCCCCAGAACGGTGCTGCTCTGGTCGCAGATGCACGGCGACGAGCCCACCGCCACCATGGCCCTGATGGACCTTTTCAACTTCTTCAGCGCCAGCGATTCGTTCGACCCCCTGCGGCAGCGCCTGCTCTCCGAACTGACGCTTTATTTCATCCCCATGCTCAACCCCGACGGGGCCGAAAAGTACCAGCGCCGCAACGCGCTGGACATCGACCTCAACCGCGACGCCCTGCGCCTGGTGACGCCGGAAGCCCGGATACTAAAGCAAGCCCGCGACCAAACCCAAGCACAGTGGGGGTTCAACCTGCACGACCAAAGCGCCTACTACGGCGCCGGCAACGCCGCCAATACCGCCTCTATCTCCTTCCTGGCGCCCGCTTATAATATTGAAAAAGACATCAACGACGTCCGGGGCAACGCCATGCGCCTGATCGTACTGCTCGACAAACTGCTCCAGGAGCACATCCCCGGAAAGGTGGCCAAATACGACGACACCTTCGAACCCCGCGCTTTCGGCGACAACATCCAGAAGTGGGGCACCAGCACCATCCTCATCGAGAGCGGCGGCCTGGAAGGCGACCCGGAAAAGCAGGAACTGCGCAGGCTTCACTTCACCATCCTGCTCGCGGCCTTCGACGCCATCGCCTCCGGCAGCTACCAGGCGGCGGAAATACAGGATTATGAAAAGATTCCGTTCAACAACAGCAATGCCTTCCACGACCTCATCCTTCGCGAGGCACAGCTGGAAAAAAACGGCCAGTGGTATACCGTCGACCTCGGGTTCCGACGCACCGAGGTGGAGTACAACGACTACCAGGACCACTACCACCGAGGCGCTCTGGCCGACATCGGCGACCTGTCGACTTTCTATGCCTACGAGCAGCTTGACGCCCGCGGCTACCAGGCCGTGCCCGGCAAGACCTACCCTTCCGCCTTTGCCTCCCTGGACGAACTGCGCAAGCAGGACATTCCGGCGCTGCTTCGCCAGGGTTATACTACTTTCCAGTTGGCCAACCTCCCTTTCCGAAGCCATTGGGCGGAACTGCCTGTAGAGGCTACCGGTGCAGGAAACACTCCAGCCAACCAAATCCGCCTCAACGGCAACCCTTCCTTCCTGCTGCGCAAGGACGGGGAGTACCGCTATGCAGTGATCAATGGATATTTGTACGATTTGGCCAATGAAGAAGGAATCAGGGAAAGGTTGCGGTGA
- a CDS encoding CHAT domain-containing protein yields MDKPHHLYLVFANQPENPLKNLQKEYEEVQELFIGPQSQGHYLAHCLSSANLEYVAKKFNDIKEKLFLFHYSGHAGKDLLALNEQHARPEGIAHLLGQCPELKLVVLNACATASQVDALLGKGVPVVIATNAEVDDEVAMRFSLEFYRALVMGDNIKKAFNWAEGHVKTRWDVKFHKANRGIEGLKSEIQGLQWGLFYSEKNELRTKLPMRLPSGQPMQFIHTYIPNELLFDTLMHALSGFNEEIRALQEKEEEEKGSASWRNKANLAIIEAFPLPIAEQIRKLLSDEGSFSEVSLDRIRQISTVYQVALEMLAFTMISHLWEVQMKDEEDKKTTPLPSGLQQSLKEYFSLGPQAHSAYDYIPLIRQIRQYFDGRQVAYFIEELEYLKDLFQEDEDFSRACDYLSFLRRRSQHNAIDVGRIPQTCQEAEEKLRTILANLGFLSRYRLVSIKNIDVRKYHHHPQATFNHTLIGKINPLGSSGSARYVWKKYMDNRGALLMQQEADIPGRKFDPKKKEHQIKGELGYLNLSPFVFDLNAFDDNANKVRFCFFSHYEAGTYYFEPVGEKSGNTVEVSADFQQDSEIHFVIREQFEAFRELMLR; encoded by the coding sequence ATGGACAAGCCGCATCATTTATATTTAGTCTTTGCCAACCAACCGGAGAACCCTCTGAAAAACCTGCAGAAGGAGTACGAAGAAGTACAAGAGCTTTTTATCGGGCCACAATCTCAGGGACACTATCTAGCCCATTGTTTGTCTTCGGCAAACCTGGAATATGTCGCCAAAAAGTTTAACGATATTAAGGAGAAGCTATTCCTTTTTCATTACAGCGGCCATGCGGGGAAAGATCTGCTGGCGCTCAACGAGCAGCATGCGCGACCCGAAGGCATCGCTCACCTGCTCGGGCAATGCCCGGAGTTGAAACTCGTGGTGCTCAATGCCTGTGCAACCGCCAGCCAGGTAGATGCTCTTTTGGGAAAAGGAGTTCCTGTGGTAATCGCCACCAACGCAGAAGTAGATGATGAAGTAGCCATGAGATTCTCTCTTGAGTTCTACAGGGCGCTGGTAATGGGAGATAACATAAAAAAAGCCTTCAATTGGGCGGAAGGCCACGTAAAAACAAGATGGGATGTGAAATTCCATAAAGCAAACAGGGGGATAGAGGGCCTGAAAAGTGAAATCCAGGGCTTGCAGTGGGGGCTCTTCTATTCTGAAAAGAATGAATTGAGGACCAAACTGCCGATGCGCCTACCATCGGGGCAACCTATGCAGTTTATACATACCTATATTCCCAACGAACTGCTATTCGACACCCTGATGCATGCTTTATCCGGCTTCAACGAAGAAATAAGGGCACTACAGGAAAAAGAGGAAGAAGAAAAGGGCAGCGCAAGTTGGCGAAATAAAGCAAACCTGGCAATTATTGAAGCCTTTCCACTTCCTATAGCCGAACAGATTCGGAAATTACTCAGTGACGAGGGCAGCTTTTCAGAAGTGAGCCTGGACCGCATCCGGCAAATCAGCACCGTCTACCAGGTGGCCCTGGAAATGTTGGCTTTCACCATGATTTCCCATCTTTGGGAAGTCCAGATGAAAGATGAGGAAGACAAAAAAACTACGCCTTTGCCTTCTGGCCTGCAACAAAGCCTGAAGGAATACTTCAGCCTGGGCCCGCAGGCCCATAGCGCTTACGACTACATCCCGCTCATTCGCCAAATCCGGCAGTATTTTGACGGCCGCCAGGTAGCGTATTTTATCGAGGAGCTCGAATATTTGAAAGACCTCTTTCAGGAAGACGAGGATTTTAGCCGGGCTTGCGACTACCTTTCTTTCCTGCGCCGCCGTTCTCAGCACAACGCCATCGATGTGGGCCGGATTCCGCAAACCTGCCAGGAGGCAGAAGAAAAACTGCGCACCATCCTTGCCAACCTTGGTTTTCTTTCCCGCTACCGGCTGGTTAGCATCAAGAACATCGACGTTCGCAAATACCACCACCATCCGCAAGCCACCTTCAATCACACGCTGATCGGCAAAATAAATCCGTTGGGAAGTTCAGGATCGGCTCGTTATGTATGGAAAAAATACATGGACAACCGAGGTGCTCTACTTATGCAGCAGGAAGCCGATATTCCGGGCCGAAAGTTTGACCCCAAAAAAAAAGAACACCAAATAAAGGGAGAGTTAGGATACCTCAACCTGTCGCCTTTTGTGTTCGACCTGAACGCCTTTGATGATAACGCGAATAAGGTTCGGTTTTGCTTTTTCAGCCATTATGAGGCCGGCACTTATTACTTCGAGCCGGTCGGAGAAAAAAGTGGAAATACGGTTGAAGTCTCTGCGGACTTTCAGCAGGATTCCGAAATTCACTTCGTCATCCGGGAACAATTCGAAGCCTTCCGGGAGCTGATGCTTCGTTAG
- the rpmG gene encoding 50S ribosomal protein L33 — protein sequence MAKKSKGNRIQIILECTEHRNSGMPGTSRYVTEKNRKNSPDRLELKKYNPILKRVTVHREIK from the coding sequence ATGGCTAAGAAGAGCAAAGGAAACCGCATTCAGATCATCCTGGAATGCACTGAGCATCGGAACTCCGGCATGCCGGGCACTTCCCGGTACGTTACCGAGAAGAACCGGAAAAACTCGCCCGACCGCCTGGAATTGAAGAAATACAACCCCATCCTCAAACGGGTAACTGTTCATCGCGAGATCAAATAA
- a CDS encoding NYN domain-containing protein, translating into MSKKNSNSLTKIGVFYDGNYFYHVSNYYNYVHERKARISIKGLHDFIRYKVSDLEGGGANITYCQIVDAHYFRGRLSAAEASNKSNQLYYDRVFDDILMSEGVTTHYLPLRGFGPRKTEKGVDVWLALEAFEQSLYKKFDVLVLIAADGDYVPLIRKVNSLGTRVMVLSWEFEFVDDFGNNRSTRTSQDLLEEVTYPIAMHTMIDNRATRDTYAVNKLFVPKPPTGKTKEEGETETESKDENGFHSSTIFSLKEGYGFIAYPPNNLFFHYSEVENVDFNDLRIGDPVQFRIGVNEETGQDIAIDVKLVE; encoded by the coding sequence ATGTCAAAAAAAAATAGCAATTCTCTTACCAAAATAGGCGTATTTTACGACGGCAACTACTTCTACCACGTCAGCAATTACTACAACTACGTCCACGAGCGCAAAGCCCGGATCAGCATTAAAGGCCTGCATGATTTTATCCGTTACAAAGTGTCTGATCTGGAGGGCGGCGGCGCCAACATCACCTACTGCCAGATCGTGGACGCCCACTATTTTCGCGGCCGCCTGAGCGCCGCCGAGGCCAGCAACAAAAGCAACCAACTGTACTACGACCGCGTTTTTGACGACATCCTCATGTCGGAAGGCGTCACTACCCACTATCTGCCTCTGCGCGGCTTCGGCCCCAGGAAGACCGAAAAGGGCGTCGACGTCTGGCTGGCCCTGGAAGCTTTTGAACAGAGCTTGTATAAAAAATTCGACGTGCTCGTCCTCATCGCCGCCGACGGCGACTATGTTCCGCTCATACGCAAAGTCAACTCCCTGGGCACCCGCGTGATGGTCCTCTCCTGGGAGTTTGAGTTCGTCGACGACTTTGGCAACAACCGCTCCACCCGCACTTCCCAGGACTTGCTGGAAGAGGTGACCTATCCCATCGCCATGCACACCATGATCGACAACCGGGCTACCCGCGACACCTATGCGGTTAACAAACTGTTCGTGCCCAAACCTCCTACGGGTAAAACCAAAGAGGAGGGGGAAACCGAAACAGAAAGCAAGGATGAAAACGGATTTCACAGCAGTACGATCTTCTCCCTGAAAGAAGGCTACGGTTTCATCGCCTACCCCCCCAACAACCTGTTCTTTCACTACTCCGAAGTGGAAAACGTTGACTTTAACGACCTTCGCATCGGCGACCCCGTCCAATTTCGCATCGGCGTCAATGAAGAAACCGGGCAGGATATCGCGATCGATGTGAAGCTCGTTGAGT
- a CDS encoding TfoX/Sxy family protein, whose translation MRQSTNNTRENYLNYILDQLSELEDFTFRKMIGGIGFYRDRLMFGAIIGGKLRFRAPAACAEKCGAASYLFDEWAKQSCEVPEGVVENKAVLKMWAERSIALLKKGKERA comes from the coding sequence ATGAGACAAAGCACAAACAATACCAGAGAGAACTACCTCAACTACATCCTCGATCAACTCTCCGAGCTCGAGGATTTCACCTTCCGCAAAATGATCGGCGGCATCGGCTTCTACCGCGACAGACTGATGTTCGGAGCCATTATCGGCGGAAAGCTGCGTTTCCGGGCGCCGGCCGCCTGCGCGGAAAAATGCGGCGCAGCATCCTACCTGTTCGACGAGTGGGCAAAGCAATCCTGCGAAGTGCCGGAAGGCGTGGTCGAGAATAAGGCGGTTCTGAAGATGTGGGCGGAGCGGTCTATTGCACTGCTGAAAAAGGGGAAGGAAAGGGCATAG
- the ftsY gene encoding signal recognition particle-docking protein FtsY, with the protein MSFFNKFFSKEKKEDLDKGLEKTKESFFGKLTKAVAGKTTVDDEVLDELENILITSDVGLETTVKIIERIEARVARDKYLGTSELNEILRDEIVQLLSENNTADIEDYILPSAQSPSIILVVGVNGVGKTTTIGKLAHQYKLKGKKVVLGAADTFRAAAVDQLRIWSERVGCDFYSKGMHTDPAAVAYETVQHAINNNCDVAIIDTAGRLHTKINLMKELSKIKRSVAKSLEGAPHEVLLVLDATTGQNAFEQARHFTDATEVSALALTKLDGTAKGGVAIGISDQFKVPIKYIGVGEAIDKLQVFNKRAFVDSLFEQ; encoded by the coding sequence ATGAGCTTTTTCAACAAATTCTTCAGCAAAGAAAAAAAGGAAGACCTCGATAAGGGGCTGGAAAAGACCAAAGAAAGCTTCTTTGGAAAACTGACCAAGGCGGTAGCCGGAAAAACCACGGTCGATGACGAGGTGCTCGATGAACTGGAGAACATCCTGATCACTTCTGATGTGGGCCTGGAAACAACCGTCAAGATCATCGAGCGCATCGAAGCGCGCGTGGCGCGCGATAAATACCTGGGCACCTCCGAGCTCAACGAAATCCTGCGCGATGAGATCGTTCAGTTGCTGTCCGAGAACAACACCGCCGATATCGAAGACTATATCCTGCCTTCGGCCCAAAGCCCCAGTATTATCCTGGTCGTCGGCGTAAATGGAGTGGGCAAAACCACCACCATCGGCAAACTGGCCCACCAGTATAAGCTCAAGGGCAAAAAAGTGGTGCTCGGCGCCGCCGACACCTTCCGCGCCGCCGCCGTCGACCAGCTCCGGATCTGGTCGGAACGCGTGGGTTGCGACTTCTACAGCAAAGGCATGCATACCGACCCCGCCGCCGTTGCCTACGAAACAGTCCAGCATGCCATCAACAACAATTGCGACGTGGCCATCATCGATACCGCCGGCCGCCTCCACACCAAGATCAACCTCATGAAGGAGCTGAGCAAGATCAAGCGATCGGTGGCCAAAAGCCTGGAGGGGGCCCCCCACGAAGTGCTGCTGGTGCTCGACGCGACCACCGGCCAAAACGCCTTCGAGCAGGCCCGCCACTTCACCGACGCGACCGAGGTGTCCGCCCTGGCCCTCACCAAACTCGACGGCACCGCCAAGGGTGGCGTCGCCATTGGCATCTCCGACCAGTTTAAAGTGCCCATCAAATACATCGGGGTGGGCGAAGCCATCGACAAACTGCAGGTGTTCAACAAACGGGCGTTTGTAGATTCGCTGTTTGAGCAGTAA